The Centroberyx gerrardi isolate f3 chromosome 8, fCenGer3.hap1.cur.20231027, whole genome shotgun sequence genomic sequence AGCATCACATGTTGGGATTTCATGCTCTTGTTCCTGTAACTGATTATTGTCAAGAAGCGCAACAAAGACGGGTTGTAGTGCTTTTTAAATTACGTTTATGGCTGCTGGGCGTGACTAAAAGCTTTACaggaaaacagaatataagttgTTCACACCTGATCATCACGGGAGCCGATATATTGGTCTGTTGTGTTGCAGTTTATCAATATTATAACTAATCTTAACTCCAAagctaaaaacaacaaattgtTCCAAAGCCGTAAGCAACGTATTTGCGTGCATGCATGAATTAGCAGTTAGGAAGTTTTGCCTGTTAAAAGTCTTTTATAGGCTTAATCTCATCAAGACTTACCTGTTTCACTCCAGTTAAGACGTTATAGCAATGGAAGACGTAGGAATGAGCAGGACGGTTTATCCGGCAGGTAAACTGAAGTGACAAAATGCATTAATTTTTCACAAAGTTGCTAGCTTGAACAGTATCCCCGTTTCCGTACACAGAAGACATCTCCATAACGACCAAAACGGGTTTGAGTGGGCGCACACTTTCCCGCTGGTTCTGCCGTCCTATGAGAGTAAAGATACTCtcttttagttcctgacagacCCACAGGTGGTAGAAATTAACAAATCATATcagactggctgcagcattttcAGCCGGACAGCCGGTCAAATTATCTTAACCTCAGCATGATAGAGACTAATCCGTAAGACAAAGCCTATTTAGACTAAGTAGGTGAGATGGTCCCATCAAGGCAGTTCCACAAGAAACCCATTAAGTTACCCGCATTGCCTTGCAAACGACTGTGAAATGTAGATAGGCCTACTGCTGCTTTAATTATCATGGTGGAGCTTTAGGCAACTGTTTCTTTTCTGGGCTCGTTTATGATAAAATGGAGAGAAATTATATGCTCTTCATATTAGCCAGTCTTaatttgtattgtagtgtactgCATTGCTGGCAATTTTGTTGGTTTACCATTATGTTACAGGCCATAGAaccagactgaagaagaagaagaagaagaaagaatggacagcagccagaaacagatagatagatagatagatagatagatagatagatagatagatagatagatagaaaaacaagacaaaacaataaaaagtcaGACATGAAGTAAAAGTAGGGTTAAATAACAGGAACAAAacagctgaaactactgtaTATAAAATCTTGTTTAGGCTACTTGATTCAAAAGATGAAActatttctgttttgtcagcTATGTTTACAGCGACTAGTGTAGGGGTATCATGCAAGATTAAGTCCAGTTAAAACAGTCCAATATAATGACTAATAGTTTAATCTCACTGTTTCTTCACTCTCCAGATGTTGGCACAACAGGAAAATGTATGGCTGTCTTGACCCTAGGTTGCACTCTTCTGTTTCCTCCCCATATACAGAATAGACAGTTGGGTAGTTCTATACTAACCCATATTCAACAATAAACATCTTCTTAGAGGGTTTCCTCAGGACAAAATCTTATTGTGTCAGAGGCCTAACTGCTAGTCTGTTTAAgatttattctttttctctttatgaaatgtcatgttTGGTTTTCATAATTacaataagattttttttttattaatttgattattcTGTCACCAAACCTTCATATCCACAATTGTTTTCTCATGTAAAaccatttttgtaatttttataaagcattttaacaCATCTCCACCGTTAAAGCCTCTTGTAATGCCAAAGCTGTTAAACTATAAACCTCTGTCATCATTTTAATCTGATATACTATGCCACCTATACGTTTCTTTCTATTGCGTTTTCCACCCAGTTCTATTTGTATACACTCTGTATACTTGTTTACACCTTTAGTTTGTAAAGTATTTATTCATCTTATCTAAAGGTGAGCAAGCAAAAGGGGAAGTGGCTTATTGAGCGCTTGTTTCATTACGGACTTTAATTCGACGTAACACACAACATTGGCTCTTCCATCTTCCTCAGGCTCTCCAAAGCCCCCTGACTTTCTTGAACTGTTGATACTAGTTAGTGTTAGTTTGCATTTTATGATTTCAGAAGTATCCAGATAAACACAGTCGGCCTGTTTGATAGAGATAATATACTCAAGTGGAGTATGTTTTAGCGAGATAACAGCTGAGCTTTTTAGCGAGATAACGTCTAGATAACAACTGTTAGCAGCTAGCTTTAGCCGTCAGTTAGGCTACCGGACGTCATGTGACGGACTACTATGGTAACCAGAGAATTTAGAATATGACATAAATGAAATTCAGCACCAGGGATGCAACCAGGCTACATAAAAGGTAagtttgtttcatattttgactGGGCAGTTAAGTTTAAACGTgtagaaataaaagtaaaataaaagatgaaaagaaagagcaGGATTTATTTCCTCACCTCAGAGTGTTCCTATGTTGGATTCATGCCTACCTTTTCGGTCTTCGAACTGATTGTATGTCTATCTGCTTTGGGCCgcgtgttctctctctctcccactcactccctctcaatctcagtcagtcagtcactcacatgtttatttttacacaaaataAGAGATGCAAAAATTATTTTACTCCTCTGTGGTAGGGATGGTATGGATATGCTCATGCTCACAGGTCTGACCAAATCCAGTTTCAAAGTTGATAACAATACCACCAAAAATTAGAATTTGGCAATGTTATTTCTAGGATAATGTTTGTCTAGGCGGATTTCCAAAGAGCCACTTGGAGACTCAAAATTGACACTTGGTAAccaagtgacaaaaaaaatctgtttttattttttatttttattttagagtGTGTTTCTTGTTACCTCTCCTAAACTATATACTCATCTTCATTTACCAGGAATCCTGCTTTAGGAAATGCTCAACATGACTTCTGAGGAGAAGACTTCCCagacctcctctccctctcccccttcctcctcctcacctccccctGCCTCACACTTCAtagggaggaaagaggacaTAGTGCAGGCCCGGCGTGTGACCAAGCTGGTGAATGGATGCAGAGATATACTGGTCCTGTACCACCAGGGGGAGCTGCACGCTATGGACATGCGCTGCTACcgtaagctgtgtgtgtgtgtgtgagtgagggacTGTGTTTTTGGTCATGGTTATGTGCGTGATGGCTCTAATTAAAGCTCCAATTATAAACACTGTCTTCATTTGCTTCCTGTTGGAACATTTTGGATAAATGTTAACATTCCTAATGCCATATTTTCTCTAAGTGTGGTGTAAATCTGCTTTTTGTGGTGGCCTTCTACTGCTAAATGAATTCAAAAGAAATATTGTTGAGTAGAATGACATTgatgttttttcattgttttttgtttgtttgtttttgtgtgtgtgtgttttccattgGCAGATTCAGGTGGTCCGTTACAGCAAGGAGACATTGAGGTGAGATGGCTACTGTTTTCTCTATCAAAGGACTAGtttaccaaaaaaaagaaagttgtcAGTCATTATCCGACATCTATCCCAAAACTGGAATCAGTCTTGCACAAATCCATTTGGTTTAAGAGTTATTGAGAGTTTTTGAGTGTGAAATTGTCGACGCTTCAGCATTGGAGCACCCTGTACTTTTGTGGTGTTAATTATAGCATTATGAAAAGAGCACAAAGTTTGAAACCAGGATACAATAAAATTAGGACCACTTTGTCATGGGCTACAGCATGAAAGACAAATGGAAATATTAATAAAtcacatttgtacagtaaacaatgaTTCTGACATATCAAAAGGCTAAGGacaagctcaaacaaacaaaaagtgtgAGTGAAATACAGATGCATGGATACAGCAGTATCTTTGCAAAACACTGtgtagaaaagtgctatacaaatgtaATTCTACTCGCACTGAGACTACCACGATTACTTCtactctctctcatctctcatcatCTCCATCCTGTGCCGCTGTCAGGAGTTTGACGGGCGGATGTGCATCGTGTGTCCCTGGCACAAGTACAAGATCACGCTGGCAGAAGGGGAGGGGCTTTACCAGGCGGTGGACAATCCCACGGCCAAACCGCTGAGAACACGCTGGCGCTCCAAGGGTGTCAAACAGAGGATCCACAGGGTCACGGAGGTCAACGGGGACGTGTACGTGACGCTGAACGACTGCGGCGAGTCCGTCGAGTCGGACACCTACCAGACCGAGAGATACAGGGACGTGTTGCTCAAGAATCAGCCAAAAACCAAGCCCAAGAAATAGCCAGAGTTGTGTGATAATtgtcattttcacctttattagacagtttttttttaagttgagagagacaggaaagagtggcagagagagggggatgacatgcggcAAAGGTCCTGGACCGGATTCGATCCCAGGATGTCGTGTTTACATGGCACACGCCCCAGACCACTTAGGCACCAGGACGCCCCATGGCAGCTTTTCTTATAAAGTTTCAAGGCcacttgtgatgttttttttgtctttcagtggGAATAGTGTCAAGGTGCCAAAGGACAAAGTTTAAATGATCTACTTGGTTGCAATGATCCATTTGTTAATTGTTCTGATTTGACTGTTAATCGGATTAATAAGAAGTCTGTGAGAATGTGCATTTAGCTACATTTATAAAATAACTGCCTGTaagcttcttcttttttttttaaagattatgtTTGGGCATTTttcctttattagatagttgatagtgaagagagacaggaaagtcACGGTTACTGtatgtgccttagaccactgagccaccaccTGCCTAAGCTCTGAGAGTCAGTCTAGGATGTAGGAGGAAATATGTGACAAAAGAGTGTCTGTGTTTGGTAGCAGAACAATGGGATGAGGAGAAAATATGGGGCATTTCAACAGTCTGGTCACAGGCAGAGGACATGTGCCCTTGATCAGTCCGCTTCATTCGGACATTCAGAGAAATCCTGAAATCTGGTCTCCTCAGCTATACGCTATTGTTTGGTGCTTTGCTCTATGATTGACATATTTCTGTGGTAGCAAGATCAAAAAACAGAACGATACTGCAGACATTGAGAAAATCGATAGTCATATGATGTAGCACTTCCAGCTATTTAACAATTAGAAAATTATTATAGGACATTTTCTTTGgatttacagtattttgtaaAGTAATGTGTATTCCTACAGAATATTAATGTTGATAATAGTAGTAATTCCATAATGTACTACAAATACACTGTTTATTTTGGTAGCAAAAAATGACTGAGCATTTTTATGTCCCGCCTCCATTGTACATGGTATGTGGGACGTTATTTTGTCATGGTGACatctttgtctgtctatctgtctgtctgagcacAATAACACCAGAACAATATATATCATAGAAACTTcttacttacaccacaggttcacCCTATAGAggagatgatctgattagattttggagcaccttgctgcagaAATTAGCATATTAATTagggaaaaactgattttattCAAACCACTATAACTCCTTATTGCTTTAAGAAacggagttcatattaataatattatagGGAAATATCCAACAGGTATGTGTGATTATTGTCAGGAACAGGAAACAGCTGAGCATGTTTCCAGAGGTGCTGGAGACTGGAGAACAACAATTTACAATGAAAACAGCGTTAAAATGAGCAGAGAATGCAAGGAATTGTAGGGTTTTGATTGGTTTCTTGAAGGATACATGTTTAGTGGAAAGAATTGAATTACTAGTAATGACATGATTAGTCATTTATGAAACCAGTAGATGGCAGTAATACAACGAATACCGGTAAAGCTGACAAAAGGAAGAAGGGTCGCAGTCTGATGACGTACCAAGAGTGGTGCATCCATTCAAGTTCGTGTGCATCACTAGCATCAGCAGCCGAACCGACTCTGTTGGCATGGTTAAATCTGGTGTTCATAAATTTCACCGAGCAGTTTTGACGAAGCTATATGTTGACAGGAGATCCAGACTTTTGAAAAGCAGTCGCGCCCCTGCGGATGTTTTTGTGTAAAGTTTTGAAGCCATCAAAGATGGCAGCTGACAGATAGAAGATCAAGATCCTGGCTAACAATAAAATCACCTTTCTGGGATCCTTCTTCATATTAAACATTATCCACTCGTCATGGCATCGGGTATGTTATATCGGCTAATGTTATGGATTTTAACAGTTACTTTTCTGTACGCTGTCCCAGAGACGAGCTTACTGTACATTCAAGTTGACAAGTGAATGAAGTTGTGATTTCCACTTTCTCTGCAGAGGATGAATTCAGTCTGCTGGTCATCGTTGTGGATGTGAACCCCATATGGTGGGGCCAGCAAGCTCAACGGGAGCCACAGGTGATACTAAGCTGCATGTTATTATAACTCATGAATCGGCTCCAGACTGAGGTTTGTGATACACGAGCAAATTTGGGGCAAAATTTGCCGGGAGTGAGTATGAGCAACTAGGTAATGGGCAATAATAACTGACAAATTTGACAGTTGGAGGAGTGAAAATGCATGAAGTAACGTACTGCTGCAATCACTGCCATCTTGGCCTCCTCTTTTCTACtggaaatgtaataatttaatcattttatcaagGTTAACCACTGGAACTTCATAACATGTGTATTATAGGCTAGTTAGCTTGCTAGATAAAATGTTATATAAAAAGAATCAGCTGTTCCTAGTTGTCTAGCAGTTGGACCATTTCTGAAATATTTTGGGCTGAGGACAGGTCACCTGACCAATTTccttgtctctgattggttgatgttgaaaCCTTGCCAGCAAAGCCTGCTCTCCTATCAAACTTGGCTAGATTTCAAATTTATACATTGCTGTCAGTGAGAAATTTATATTTGCCCTAAAAATATGCCTGTGTATCATCACCTTAAGAGTCTAAACAACACCTgattccctcttctctccttccagtTCACCCTGTCCAAGTGTCTGGATGCTGTCATGGTGATGGGAAACTCCCATTTGGCCATGACCAGAACCAACAAACTGGCTATCGTTGCTAGCCACTGTCAAGACAGGTAACTCTCCAGTACAGCGGTTTCAGAGGTGAAATGATGACTGTCAGTGCTGCATGTGCGTTCACATCAATACTTTTGTGTTtacatctctccctctgcttctcgTCTCAGTCACTTCCTGTATCCCTGCAAGAACTGGAGAGCCGGGGACGGCTCTGGGGACGACGCCTCCTCCAGCGGGGACGGGAAGTATGAGCTTCTGTCTGTGGCCAATAACCTTATTGCTGAAGAGATCAGGAGTGTCATGTCAAGAAGTGAGTACAAGTCTGTTTTATGCTTTGGTAAAATTATcttaaaatatatgaatattacTTGCTTAACATCAAGTAAGTGATCTATTTTATGAGTGTACTGCTTTTGGGGATGAGCTTTCTCAATATATTAATAGCAAAGCAAAAGGGGATACTTTTATTAcaaaaagttttatttattttgaatgtgaaaatgACCCTTGTATTGTCTGTGTAGTTAATTTAGTTTTACTTATGTCTAAATTTTTATTCACAATTCAAAATTTACAATCTAAACGCCTTGCTTCTGCTTGCTTCACATTCTTGTCAACTTTGATAAGAGACGGCTTATTTCAGAGTTGTGggctgtgttttattgtgtcgTCTAGTTAAATGTCTGTTGTCAACCTCCTTTGAATTTCTTTATGTCTCTAATGTGTTTACAGCTGAAGTGAAGGGACACTCCACAGATACTTTGTTGGCTGGATCCCTTGCCAAAGCTCTCTGCTGTATCCTTTCCATAAAATGTCTAAGGATAGGTTGCactgtatgtgcacgtgtgtcggTGAGAGTCTGAGGGAGGATGGaagttgtgtttttatatgttgTTACTGGACTGGAGGAATTTCCCTTGCTTGGATAATAGTTTCCCTTGGCTAAGCCAGATTTAACTGTTGCATCAGGTTGTAATTGTTTTCTTGGCTGAGCAGTGTTTTTCATAAATGTTCCTTGAACCTTCAATATTCAGATATTCACAGAGTCACAAAGGAGCTGGAAGGTAAATTGCAAATTCCCATTATTAAGCTTAAGtaattattttgttcatttggtctttattatttatgtttttaaaacTCTCACAGGTTTTTCAAATGTatcctgtttcttttttcagcTGGACAAGAGATGAAATCAAGACTATTGGTAAGTCCTCAATGGTCTAATTAGAATATTTGTAAGCCTTAAATGGTCTAATTAGAATAGCCTGGTCTAATTTCTGTATTGTCTGTACTTGGTAGGTGATAAAAGCAGCAGAGGACTGCGCCCTCCAGTACATGAACTTCATGAATGTCATTTTTGCGGCCCAAAAGCAGGTAAAACAGCTGATCTTACTTCTGTTTTACCACTTTGTTCTCAACTAATATATACATTTCATTCACTAAAAAAAAGTTTCCactctgtttttgtattttgacgTAGAATATCCTGATAGATGCCTGTGTGCTGGACTCAGACTCAGGTCTCCTTCAGCAGGTACATTTCTTTATAGCTCTATTAAGACTGTCACACCACTACAGTTTTACCCTACAATACTACACCCGGCAAAGTGTCATAATACCAAGTACCATCCCAAAAGAGTACCAAACTACTTGATTATGAGTATTAAATGGGTGGAGCAGTTCCAGGTAGTAGAACAAACTTGCAAGCTAACAAGCTCTCCCACCAGTTTGTCTTGTCATTCTTTAAAATGTGGATATGGTGAGGCATCTTTttcaatatattaatattacCAAGGGTTTGGTGTTGTGatactgtggttgtactgtgcTTTCCTAACCTGTATTCAAAGTGAACATCGGTGGTTTTCCTATGTAGTGCCAGGTTTTCCACCTTCGCCTGTTTGTTTCACTAGGCTTGTGACATAACTGGAGGATTGTACCTGAAGATCCCACAGAAGGTCGCCCTGGCACAATACCTTTTGGTGAGAGCACGATGTAGTTTTACACATTTTGAGAATatggtttatgtttttttatggttcatttttatttgtctcttCTCCATTGTGAGTTTGTTTCTATGTACTATTGTCAATACAGAGACGATTATCGCTGGTGTAACTTTACATTTCTAGCTGTGatttattcaatttttttatagcctgtagttttttttttctttctagttCTTTCTCGATTCTTGATATTGGATGTAGTGTATAAATTTATGGATGTTGCTAATCATtttttgattgttgattagATGATTTTTGACAGTCATACCCTGTCACCTGCATGGACCTTTTATCTCCTAGGTGTTGATTTGTCTCATTATAGAACGCGATTACCTTTgccctctgattggaccgttttCCTTCCTGTTCACctatacacagtatatacaggCCCCACTGAAGTGTTTATTCAGATACCTGACCAAAACATTGTGTCTTTAAATAAAGCTCTTGTAAGTTACGACCGTATGCGGGAGTCTACAGCTTTTGAGAATATGGTTTATCTCATTTTTATGGAAGAAACgatttgatttgtgtttgtgattgtgtTTTGTGAACAGTGGGTGTTCCTGCCTGATTCTGACCAGCGCTCCCAGCTGGTGCTGCCGCCGCCCGCACACGTCGACTACAGAGCCGCATGCTTCTGCCATCGCAACCTCATCGAAATCGGTTACGTCTGCTCAGTGTGTTTGTCAAGTAAGTGTGATTCCAAGTTAAATTAacgaaggaaaaaaaaaatcatactggCAAAACTGAAATTATGTTTTGTGATGAAACTaaatcttcctctctctcgtcttctcCTTAAGTATTCTGCAACTTCAGTCCCATCTGTACAACTTGCGAGTgagtattatttttcttttcttttaaagagGTACACCACACCTTAAAGCATTAACcctcaatccattttttttttaatctttaaacACTACTGGTATACATCTGAAATCATGAAGTCTACTTTCATCTCCTCTGTTTttaagctctgtgtgtgtgtcaggcttgCTTGTGGTTTATTTTGGTTAATAATATCTaaattgtcttttgtttgtttgtagggCTGCCTTCAAAATCCAATTGCCACAGATGGTGAagtcaaaaaagaagaaactcaAACCATCCACATGATTTGAGTTGGGATTAAACTAATATGCTGCATTTCCTATTTTTGATAGTACTAAGTATACCATTTTTGTCTGGTATAGTAAACTAAGTTCAGTGTTATCCTGGATATGCCTTCGAGGCAGTAGGGCTAAATGAAAATGTTGGTTTGACTGACACCGACTGCCTTTACATGCAGGCTGATAATCCAGTTATCTGGCTACTCTGCTCTTATTCCAAATTAACTGATCTCaaattaatatctcaaaatctGACCTCATCTCTCCAAAACCCAGTTAATTCCAACCCGACTGAAATTTCATCCTTGTTGAAACAAGTGGGGTTTCCTCTGAATAATCCTGAGGATattaacataataataacataacataatgtaaAAGCCTGCACACAAACTCTTTATCCTCATCACATTATTGCACTTCTGCGCAAGTGTTTTCTTCCTAAACTTTTCATACTGATCTCAAATAAACACCGTAAAGGAAAACTGGTTATGATGTGCGATTATATTTCTCATATTATTTAATATAAACTGTAAGTGCATATCATAGTACTTCAGTGGTGTTGGGTAAAGATAATCCACTTACAGCCTATATGTAAATGTAGTTACTGTTTTAGAAACAACACTGCAACTCTTGgcatttttttgtaatgtgaatttttatataattaaataattttcttgaaataaattTGTATTATGTCCCTAATTATACAATATGTTTCAGGATACGTCTTCCACAGATCTTTTGTTGCTGTTCTGATAGGGAAGGCCTCAACAATGACATGTAGAGATGTAAATATATTACTTGTGTTAAGTTTTACACCAGAGTTTGTTACTCCTCAAGAAAATTACTCAAGAGTTTGCTCAAAATGGGTGAAGTACTGAATTACTTGTGTATAAAAAACATGAAGGTTATGTTCACGTCCCAAAATCTAAGATTCCCCGATTTGGTGTGGCCCTTGCATAAAATTTGATGGGTCATTATCTGCCTGAGATTTGTTAATGGTCCCTTTTTAATGATGGCAACAAAGTTCCtatcaatattttttaaaagtctTGAGTGACTTCTGTTACTGTAAGTAACATGTCATTGAACTCACTATTAACTAAAGGAGTAACTACTAAAAATAACAAGTAAACAAGTAAAAATACAGac encodes the following:
- the LOC139928052 gene encoding Rieske domain-containing protein, translating into MLNMTSEEKTSQTSSPSPPSSSSPPPASHFIGRKEDIVQARRVTKLVNGCRDILVLYHQGELHAMDMRCYHSGGPLQQGDIEEFDGRMCIVCPWHKYKITLAEGEGLYQAVDNPTAKPLRTRWRSKGVKQRIHRVTEVNGDVYVTLNDCGESVESDTYQTERYRDVLLKNQPKTKPKK
- the gtf2h3 gene encoding general transcription factor IIH subunit 3; this encodes MASEDEFSLLVIVVDVNPIWWGQQAQREPQFTLSKCLDAVMVMGNSHLAMTRTNKLAIVASHCQDSHFLYPCKNWRAGDGSGDDASSSGDGKYELLSVANNLIAEEIRSVMSRTEVKGHSTDTLLAGSLAKALCYIHRVTKELEAGQEMKSRLLVIKAAEDCALQYMNFMNVIFAAQKQNILIDACVLDSDSGLLQQACDITGGLYLKIPQKVALAQYLLWVFLPDSDQRSQLVLPPPAHVDYRAACFCHRNLIEIGYVCSVCLSIFCNFSPICTTCEAAFKIQLPQMVKSKKKKLKPST